A single Pantoea rwandensis DNA region contains:
- a CDS encoding sugar ABC transporter ATP-binding protein, with amino-acid sequence MAATPILEMREITRRFGSFYALKGVDLTVWPGEVHALMGENGAGKSTLMKILAGAYIASSGEILIDGQPYAIKGPKEALAAGITLIYQEINLAPNLTVAENIFLGSEITRGGLVKRRQMAEEAQQVIDRLGAQFSATDLVSRLSIAEQQQVEIARALHRNSRILVMDEPTAALSNRETEQLFALIKRLRSEGMAIIYISHRMAEVYELSDRVSVLRDGQYVGSLTRDQLNASELVRMMVGRPLSDLFNKDRDIPFGEVRLAVNHLTDNRKVHPSSLSVRAGEIVGLAGLVGAGRSELAQLIFGVHQPKGGELWIDGEKVKIHSPRDAIARGIGFLTENRKEQGLFLELAAQENIVMATLERDASYGLLNRRKGQKIAGDAIESLNIRVPHAQVRAGGLSGGNQQKLLISRWVAIAPRILLLDEPTRGVDVGAKSEIYRMMNQMAQQGVAILMISSELPEVVGMSDRVYVMREGSIAGELSGAEISQENIMTLATGAQPVQA; translated from the coding sequence ATGGCGGCGACACCTATATTAGAAATGCGCGAAATCACCCGACGCTTCGGCAGCTTCTACGCCTTAAAAGGCGTGGATCTGACCGTGTGGCCGGGTGAAGTCCATGCGCTGATGGGCGAAAACGGTGCCGGAAAAAGTACGCTGATGAAGATTCTGGCCGGTGCGTATATCGCCAGCAGCGGGGAAATTCTTATTGATGGTCAGCCCTACGCCATTAAAGGCCCGAAAGAGGCGCTGGCAGCGGGCATCACACTGATTTATCAGGAAATCAATCTGGCGCCCAATCTCACGGTGGCAGAGAACATTTTTCTCGGCAGCGAGATCACGCGTGGCGGGCTGGTGAAACGTCGGCAGATGGCAGAAGAAGCACAGCAGGTGATTGATCGTTTGGGTGCGCAATTCAGCGCAACCGATCTGGTGAGCAGGCTGAGCATCGCCGAGCAACAGCAGGTGGAGATCGCCCGCGCGCTGCATCGCAACAGCCGTATTCTGGTGATGGATGAACCCACTGCCGCACTCTCCAATCGTGAAACCGAACAGCTGTTTGCGCTGATTAAACGCCTGCGCAGTGAAGGCATGGCGATCATTTATATCAGTCATCGCATGGCGGAAGTGTATGAGCTCTCCGATCGCGTCAGCGTGCTGCGTGATGGACAGTATGTTGGCAGCCTGACGCGTGACCAACTGAATGCCAGTGAACTGGTGCGCATGATGGTCGGGCGTCCACTCAGCGATCTGTTTAATAAAGATCGCGATATTCCCTTCGGTGAGGTCCGCCTGGCCGTTAATCATCTAACCGATAACCGGAAAGTGCATCCCAGCAGTCTCTCGGTGCGCGCCGGGGAAATTGTCGGGCTGGCAGGTTTGGTCGGTGCCGGGCGCAGTGAGCTGGCACAGCTGATTTTTGGCGTGCACCAGCCGAAAGGCGGCGAGCTCTGGATCGACGGTGAGAAGGTGAAAATTCACTCCCCGCGGGATGCCATAGCACGTGGCATTGGTTTCCTGACCGAGAACCGTAAAGAGCAAGGGCTGTTTCTGGAACTGGCCGCGCAGGAAAACATCGTGATGGCCACGCTGGAGCGTGATGCCAGTTACGGTCTGCTCAATCGGCGCAAAGGGCAAAAGATCGCCGGTGATGCCATCGAATCACTCAATATCCGTGTGCCGCACGCCCAGGTGCGGGCAGGTGGATTATCGGGCGGTAACCAACAGAAGCTGCTGATTTCACGCTGGGTGGCGATTGCACCGCGCATCCTGCTGCTGGACGAACCCACGCGCGGCGTGGATGTCGGCGCCAAAAGCGAAATCTACCGCATGATGAATCAGATGGCGCAACAGGGCGTGGCGATATTGATGATCTCCAGCGAGCTGCCGGAGGTGGTCGGGATGAGTGACCGCGTCTACGTGATGCGCGAAGGCAGCATTGCGGGCGAGTTGAGCGGCGCAGAGATCAGCCAGGAAAACATCATGACACTGGCCACCGGCGCACAGCCGGTTCAGGCCTGA
- a CDS encoding ABC transporter permease subunit, whose amino-acid sequence MTSETARVKSPTLKRALMSDLLQTVGILPILILIVAVFGFVAPNFFTEANLLNITRQASINIVLAAGMTFVILTGGIDLSVGSMLGTTAVVAMVVSLDPAFAGLTIPAALGAGLIMGLFNGILVAWAGLPPFIVTLGTYTALRGAAYLLANGTTVINSDINFEWIGNGYLGPIPWLIIIAFAVIALCWFILRRTTLGVHIYAVGGNMQAARLTGIKVGMVLVFVYAMSGMLSGLGGLMSASRLYSANGNLGVGYELDAIAAVILGGTSFVGGIGTITGTLIGALIIATLNNGMTLMGVSYFWQLVIKGGVIIIAVLIDKYRTRHHVG is encoded by the coding sequence ATGACCAGTGAAACCGCACGCGTAAAAAGTCCTACGCTCAAACGCGCCTTAATGAGCGATCTGCTGCAAACGGTGGGCATTCTGCCGATTTTGATTCTGATTGTGGCGGTTTTTGGCTTTGTCGCACCGAACTTCTTTACCGAAGCCAACCTGCTGAATATCACCCGCCAGGCTTCGATCAATATCGTGCTGGCAGCAGGCATGACCTTTGTCATCCTCACTGGCGGGATAGATTTATCCGTCGGTTCGATGCTCGGCACCACGGCGGTGGTGGCGATGGTGGTGTCACTCGATCCCGCCTTTGCCGGGCTGACGATACCGGCGGCGCTCGGCGCAGGGCTGATTATGGGGCTTTTCAACGGCATTTTAGTGGCGTGGGCCGGTTTACCGCCCTTTATCGTCACGCTCGGCACCTATACCGCCTTGCGCGGCGCGGCTTATTTGCTGGCGAACGGCACCACCGTCATCAACTCTGACATCAATTTTGAGTGGATAGGCAACGGTTATCTCGGGCCGATCCCATGGCTGATCATTATTGCCTTTGCCGTCATCGCGCTGTGCTGGTTCATTCTGCGCCGCACCACCCTGGGCGTGCACATCTACGCTGTGGGCGGCAACATGCAGGCGGCTCGTCTTACCGGCATTAAGGTCGGCATGGTGCTGGTGTTTGTCTATGCCATGAGCGGCATGTTGTCGGGATTGGGCGGATTGATGAGTGCATCACGCCTTTACAGTGCCAACGGCAATCTGGGGGTGGGATACGAGTTGGATGCGATAGCGGCGGTGATCCTGGGCGGTACCAGTTTTGTCGGCGGCATCGGCACCATCACCGGCACGCTAATTGGTGCGCTGATTATCGCCACGTTGAACAACGGCATGACGCTGATGGGCGTGTCTTACTTCTGGCAACTGGTGATTAAGGGCGGAGTGATCATTATTGCCGTGCTGATCGATAAGTACCGTACGCGTCATCACGTGGGTTAA
- a CDS encoding ABC transporter substrate-binding protein: MRFNPIITGLLAATLLSAPLVQAKELKSIGVTVGDLANPFFVQITKGAELKARELAGDKVNVTLVSSGYDLGQQVAQIDNFIAAKVDMIILNAADSKGIAPAVKRARDAGIVVVAVDVAADGANATITSDNTQAGAMACKYISDRLKDKGNVVIINGPPVSAVQNRVEGCMNELKTHPDIKLLSYNQNAKGSRDGGLEVMTGLLSANPKIDAVFAINDPTAIGADLAAKQAQRSEFFIVGVDGSPDGEEALKRKGSLFVATPAQDPQVMAAKAVEIGYDILQGKPAPDKPVLIPVTMIDRNTVSSYKGWTVK; this comes from the coding sequence ATGCGTTTTAATCCGATTATTACCGGACTGCTGGCGGCGACGTTGTTGAGTGCGCCACTGGTGCAGGCAAAAGAACTCAAATCCATTGGTGTCACGGTCGGCGATCTCGCCAACCCGTTCTTCGTGCAGATCACCAAAGGCGCAGAGCTCAAGGCGCGCGAACTGGCGGGCGACAAGGTCAATGTGACGCTGGTCTCCAGCGGTTACGATCTCGGTCAGCAGGTGGCGCAGATTGATAACTTCATCGCCGCTAAAGTGGACATGATTATCCTGAACGCCGCCGACTCCAAAGGCATCGCGCCCGCGGTAAAACGTGCGCGTGACGCCGGAATTGTGGTGGTGGCGGTGGACGTGGCCGCAGACGGTGCTAACGCCACCATTACCTCCGATAACACCCAGGCTGGGGCGATGGCGTGTAAATACATCTCTGATCGCCTGAAAGACAAAGGTAACGTGGTGATCATCAACGGACCGCCTGTATCAGCGGTGCAAAACCGGGTTGAAGGCTGCATGAACGAGCTGAAAACCCATCCGGATATCAAACTGCTTTCCTACAACCAGAATGCCAAGGGCAGCCGTGATGGTGGCCTGGAAGTGATGACTGGACTGCTGTCAGCCAATCCGAAGATCGATGCGGTATTTGCGATCAATGATCCAACGGCGATAGGTGCGGATCTGGCGGCTAAACAGGCACAGCGCAGTGAGTTCTTTATTGTCGGCGTCGATGGATCGCCTGATGGTGAAGAGGCGCTGAAACGTAAAGGTTCGCTGTTTGTCGCAACGCCAGCACAGGACCCACAGGTGATGGCGGCCAAAGCGGTGGAGATTGGCTACGACATCCTGCAGGGCAAACCCGCGCCTGACAAACCGGTGCTGATCCCGGTCACCATGATCGATCGCAATACCGTCAGCAGCTACAAAGGCTGGACAGTGAAATAA
- a CDS encoding D-lyxose/D-mannose family sugar isomerase: protein MHRSEVNAILQLTREFFMRQDVHLPPWADYGLSQWRALDKRSAEELLALHLGWDVTSFGADDFSQTGLTLFTLRNGSRGGQPWGKPYAEKIMHVREGQVTPMHYHPQKMEDIINRGGGNLIVTLHNRAGDRLDDSPVNVTLDGIRQTHAAGSQLRLSPGESVTLQPGIWHSFWGEEGYGDVLVGEVSMPNDDEHDNVFLTPLARFNPIDEDEDPRWLLCNEYHRWLA, encoded by the coding sequence ATGCATCGATCCGAAGTGAACGCCATTCTGCAACTCACCCGAGAATTCTTTATGCGTCAGGACGTGCATCTGCCGCCGTGGGCCGATTATGGCCTCAGCCAATGGCGTGCGCTGGATAAACGCAGCGCAGAAGAGCTGCTGGCGCTGCATCTGGGCTGGGATGTCACCAGTTTTGGTGCTGATGATTTCTCTCAGACCGGCTTAACCTTGTTTACTCTGCGTAACGGATCGCGCGGCGGCCAGCCGTGGGGCAAACCCTATGCCGAAAAGATCATGCACGTGCGGGAAGGACAGGTGACGCCCATGCACTACCATCCGCAAAAAATGGAAGACATCATCAATCGCGGCGGCGGAAATCTGATCGTGACACTGCATAACCGCGCGGGCGACCGGCTTGATGATTCGCCGGTGAACGTCACGTTGGATGGCATCCGCCAGACTCACGCGGCGGGATCGCAACTGCGCCTGTCACCGGGTGAGAGCGTAACCCTGCAGCCCGGAATCTGGCACAGCTTCTGGGGCGAAGAGGGCTATGGCGATGTGCTGGTTGGCGAAGTCTCGATGCCCAACGATGACGAGCATGACAATGTCTTTCTCACGCCGCTGGCACGCTTCAACCCGATTGATGAGGATGAAGATCCGCGCTGGCTGTTGTGCAACGAATATCACCGCTGGCTGGCATAA
- a CDS encoding ketose 1,6-bisphosphate aldolase: MALISLAQGLAHAQQHQYALGAFNVLDTHFLRALFQAAEQQRSPFIINIAEVHFKYVSLAPLIAAIRTEAALHDIPVVLNLDHGLHFEAVMQAIRLGFTSVMFDGSTLSYEENVRQTREVVKMCHAIGVSVEAELGAVGGDEGGALFGEADSNKFTDPALAAEFVQSTGIDCLAVAIGNAHGKYKGEPKLDFDRLAAIRAAAGIPLVLHGGSGISDADFRHAISLGIHKINFYTGMSQAALGAIEKQITQRDARYDAFAELLMAVEHDIANVVAQQMQVFGSAGRA, translated from the coding sequence ATGGCACTGATTTCTCTGGCGCAGGGTCTGGCCCACGCGCAACAACACCAATACGCACTCGGCGCATTTAACGTGCTCGATACCCACTTTCTGCGCGCCCTGTTTCAGGCGGCAGAGCAACAGCGATCGCCGTTTATCATCAATATCGCGGAAGTGCATTTTAAGTATGTCAGTCTCGCGCCTCTGATTGCCGCTATTCGCACCGAAGCGGCGCTGCATGATATCCCGGTAGTGCTTAATCTCGACCACGGTTTGCACTTTGAAGCGGTAATGCAGGCGATTCGCCTCGGTTTTACTTCGGTGATGTTTGATGGCTCAACCCTCAGCTATGAGGAAAATGTGCGTCAGACGCGCGAAGTAGTGAAAATGTGCCACGCCATTGGCGTTTCGGTTGAAGCGGAACTCGGCGCGGTAGGTGGCGATGAAGGGGGGGCGCTGTTTGGCGAGGCTGACAGCAACAAGTTTACCGATCCTGCTTTGGCGGCGGAGTTTGTCCAGTCGACCGGGATCGATTGTCTGGCCGTGGCGATTGGCAATGCGCACGGCAAATACAAAGGCGAACCGAAACTTGATTTTGACCGTCTGGCGGCCATTCGCGCGGCCGCAGGCATTCCTCTGGTGCTGCATGGCGGCTCAGGGATCAGTGACGCCGATTTCCGCCACGCCATCAGCCTGGGCATCCATAAAATCAATTTCTACACGGGCATGTCGCAAGCCGCACTCGGTGCAATTGAAAAGCAAATTACCCAGCGTGATGCCCGCTACGACGCCTTTGCTGAACTGCTGATGGCGGTAGAACACGATATTGCCAATGTGGTGGCGCAGCAGATGCAGGTGTTTGGCAGCGCCGGGAGGGCCTGA
- a CDS encoding carbohydrate kinase family protein — MVQRNGILGAGSMLVDHVQRITHWPEQGWLAEITHSEKCSGGAALNVLFTLARMQVNLPLAGVGMVGGDSDGDYIVQLLDEHQIDRQFVQRTHSVSTAMTQVMTTPDGQRTFFHARGANAELDLPHFAEVATSHRIFHLGYLLLLDSLDQPDEVFGTRSAHLLAQMQQRGYLTSLDLVSRIGEYRPLVVPALCWLDYLVINELEAQSLTGVTLRSASGLAAPSAFAEAAAWLMEQGVRQRVVIHAPEGAWGQERMGEKGWQPAWCLKPEEIVGSVGAGDAFCAGVLFASHEGWPLLETLKLAHTCACFNLHAANALDGTRPLAEMQRWMDQAICVSRAAEAGRNTSAENT, encoded by the coding sequence ATGGTGCAACGCAACGGTATTCTCGGTGCGGGCAGTATGCTGGTGGATCATGTGCAACGCATCACGCATTGGCCGGAACAAGGCTGGTTAGCCGAGATTACCCACAGCGAGAAGTGTAGCGGAGGCGCTGCACTGAATGTGCTGTTCACCCTGGCGCGCATGCAGGTCAATTTGCCGCTGGCGGGTGTCGGCATGGTGGGCGGGGACAGCGACGGCGATTACATCGTGCAGTTGCTGGACGAGCATCAGATTGATCGTCAGTTTGTGCAACGTACACACAGTGTCAGCACGGCGATGACGCAAGTGATGACCACGCCCGATGGTCAACGTACGTTTTTCCATGCGCGCGGGGCCAATGCCGAGCTGGATTTGCCCCATTTTGCTGAAGTTGCCACGTCACACCGTATTTTTCATCTTGGCTATTTGCTGTTGCTGGATAGTCTCGACCAGCCAGATGAAGTGTTTGGTACGCGCAGTGCGCATCTGCTGGCACAAATGCAGCAACGCGGTTACCTCACGTCGCTGGATTTGGTGTCGCGAATCGGGGAGTATCGCCCGTTGGTGGTGCCGGCGTTATGCTGGCTCGACTATCTGGTGATTAATGAACTGGAAGCACAATCACTCACCGGAGTGACGCTGCGCAGCGCTTCGGGGCTGGCAGCACCCAGCGCGTTTGCCGAGGCCGCCGCCTGGTTAATGGAACAGGGCGTGCGCCAACGCGTGGTGATCCATGCCCCTGAAGGTGCGTGGGGACAAGAGAGAATGGGTGAGAAAGGGTGGCAGCCGGCGTGGTGCCTGAAACCAGAGGAGATTGTGGGCAGTGTTGGCGCGGGAGATGCATTTTGCGCTGGGGTGTTATTTGCCAGCCATGAAGGTTGGCCCCTGCTGGAGACCTTGAAGTTGGCACACACCTGCGCCTGTTTCAATTTGCATGCAGCAAACGCGCTGGACGGCACGCGGCCATTGGCCGAGATGCAGCGCTGGATGGATCAGGCAATCTGTGTTTCACGTGCGGCTGAAGCCGGACGCAATACATCAGCGGAAAATACGTAA
- a CDS encoding response regulator, with protein sequence MKPAILVVDDDRAVCELLHDVLSEHVFTVYSCHQGKDALALLSLHPEISLVMLDMMLPDTNGLLVLQQMQRQRPDLLVIMLTGMGSEADMVVGLEMGADDYIAKPFNPRVVVARARAALRRCGRLAQADAQQDEGWQFNGWRLDDARCQLFNPQRESVALTQGEYTLLRALVGHARKVLTRDQLLELTHNESLEVFDRTIDVLIMRLRRKIEANPHQPSLIRTIRGLGYVFSADVLRPASAARETQIA encoded by the coding sequence ATGAAGCCCGCGATTTTGGTCGTTGATGATGATCGTGCCGTGTGTGAATTGCTGCACGATGTTTTGAGTGAACATGTGTTTACCGTCTACAGCTGCCATCAGGGCAAAGATGCCCTTGCGCTGCTCAGCCTGCATCCGGAGATCTCCCTGGTGATGCTGGACATGATGCTACCGGACACCAACGGCTTACTGGTGCTGCAACAGATGCAGCGACAGCGGCCGGACCTGTTGGTCATCATGCTGACCGGAATGGGGTCGGAAGCGGATATGGTGGTGGGATTAGAGATGGGTGCTGATGATTACATCGCCAAACCCTTTAATCCTCGGGTGGTTGTCGCGCGTGCACGTGCGGCATTGCGTCGCTGTGGGCGTCTGGCACAAGCTGATGCGCAGCAGGATGAAGGATGGCAATTCAATGGCTGGCGGCTGGATGATGCGCGTTGTCAGCTGTTTAATCCTCAGCGCGAAAGTGTTGCCCTCACCCAAGGCGAATATACCCTGTTGCGCGCCCTTGTAGGTCACGCACGCAAAGTGCTGACGCGCGATCAACTGCTGGAACTGACCCACAATGAAAGTCTTGAGGTGTTCGACCGTACTATAGACGTGCTCATTATGCGACTGCGGCGGAAAATCGAAGCCAATCCACATCAACCCAGCCTGATCCGCACCATCCGTGGCCTCGGTTACGTATTTTCCGCTGATGTATTGCGTCCGGCTTCAGCCGCACGTGAAACACAGATTGCCTGA
- a CDS encoding NCS2 family permease, with protein sequence MMLEKLFKLKAHNTTVRTEIIAGITTFLAMAYILFVNPSILGATGMDKGAVFVATCLAAAIGCVLMGLIANYPIALAPGMGLNAFFTYTVVLHMGYTWQIALGAVFLSAVIFFALSIFKIREWIIASIPLPLRAGIAAGIGLFLALIALEGAGIVVDNPATLVGLGDLTKPGPLLALLGFFIIVALEARRVTGAVLIGILIVTFISMGIGLTPFGGVFSAPPSIAPTFMQLDIAGAFNVGLVSVIFAFLFVDVFDNTGTLLGVTKRAGLADEQGNVPKMGRALIADSAAALFGSLLGTSTTTSYVESAAGVSAGGRTGLTAIVVAVLFLLSLFFSPLAGSVPVYATAPALLFVAVLMASGLAEIDWKDITTAAPVTVTALTMPLTYSIANGIAFGFITWTVVKLLSGRTKEINAALVILSILFVIKLGWLSA encoded by the coding sequence ATGATGTTAGAAAAACTCTTCAAACTTAAAGCGCACAACACCACCGTGCGCACCGAAATCATTGCGGGTATCACTACCTTCCTGGCCATGGCCTACATTCTGTTTGTTAACCCGAGCATTCTCGGTGCGACCGGCATGGATAAGGGTGCGGTCTTTGTGGCGACCTGCTTAGCGGCGGCAATTGGCTGTGTGCTGATGGGGCTGATCGCCAACTATCCCATCGCGCTGGCACCGGGCATGGGTCTCAATGCTTTCTTCACTTATACCGTTGTGCTGCACATGGGTTACACCTGGCAGATCGCACTCGGTGCGGTATTCCTGTCAGCGGTGATCTTCTTTGCGCTGTCAATTTTTAAAATTCGTGAGTGGATTATTGCCAGTATCCCGCTTCCCTTGCGCGCGGGTATCGCTGCGGGTATCGGCTTGTTCCTGGCATTGATCGCGCTGGAAGGCGCGGGCATCGTGGTGGATAACCCGGCAACACTGGTTGGCCTGGGCGATCTGACCAAACCGGGTCCGCTGCTGGCTCTGTTAGGGTTCTTCATCATTGTGGCACTGGAAGCGCGTCGCGTAACCGGCGCGGTGCTGATTGGCATCCTGATTGTCACCTTTATCTCGATGGGGATTGGCCTGACGCCATTTGGTGGCGTGTTCTCCGCACCACCGTCAATTGCACCGACCTTTATGCAGTTGGATATCGCGGGTGCGTTTAACGTGGGTCTGGTGAGCGTCATCTTCGCCTTCCTGTTTGTGGATGTGTTCGATAACACCGGCACGTTGCTGGGTGTGACCAAGCGTGCCGGTCTGGCTGATGAGCAAGGCAATGTGCCGAAAATGGGTCGTGCGCTGATCGCTGACAGTGCGGCTGCACTGTTTGGTTCATTACTGGGCACCTCAACCACCACCAGCTATGTGGAATCGGCTGCGGGTGTCAGTGCTGGTGGTCGTACCGGTTTGACGGCGATTGTGGTTGCGGTGTTGTTCCTGCTAAGCCTGTTCTTCTCACCGCTGGCCGGAAGCGTTCCGGTATACGCTACCGCACCGGCATTGCTGTTTGTGGCGGTGTTAATGGCTTCTGGTCTGGCCGAAATCGACTGGAAAGATATCACCACGGCTGCGCCAGTGACCGTGACCGCGCTGACCATGCCTTTGACTTACTCAATCGCTAACGGTATCGCCTTCGGTTTCATTACCTGGACCGTAGTCAAACTGCTGAGTGGCCGTACGAAAGAGATCAATGCCGCACTGGTGATTCTCTCGATTCTGTTCGTTATCAAACTGGGCTGGCTGAGCGCTTAA
- a CDS encoding MICOS complex subunit MIC60: MEYAMRTAPFLPPLIYVVRNIGGSKMEELTQRVGLLEKTTHQIQQDVAVLTARSENFATRADICTLRSELLGEMGQSEKRSDGKFDKMALNFDDKLGKMALHFDDKLEKLEVRIDGKLDKMALHFDDKLEKLEVRIDDKLDKMELRIDDKLDKMELRIDDKLDKMEQRIDVKFERMDEKFEKKFVRIDEKFEKLNVKFEKLNDRLTWSIMVPAILAVLAWFVKDLLVKV, encoded by the coding sequence ATGGAATACGCCATGCGTACTGCCCCGTTTCTTCCGCCACTTATTTACGTCGTCAGGAATATCGGAGGTTCAAAAATGGAAGAGCTTACTCAACGAGTCGGGTTGTTGGAAAAGACCACCCATCAAATTCAACAGGATGTTGCCGTCCTGACCGCGCGATCGGAGAATTTTGCGACCAGAGCTGATATCTGCACGCTGCGTAGCGAACTGCTGGGTGAAATGGGACAGTCGGAAAAGCGTAGCGATGGCAAGTTTGACAAGATGGCGCTGAATTTCGACGACAAGCTTGGAAAAATGGCGTTGCACTTTGACGATAAATTGGAAAAGTTAGAAGTGCGTATCGACGGCAAGCTGGACAAAATGGCGCTGCACTTTGACGATAAACTGGAAAAGTTAGAAGTGCGTATCGACGACAAGCTGGACAAAATGGAACTGCGCATCGACGACAAGCTGGACAAAATGGAACTGCGCATCGATGACAAGCTGGACAAAATGGAACAACGCATCGATGTGAAGTTTGAACGCATGGATGAAAAATTCGAGAAGAAATTTGTCAGGATCGATGAGAAGTTTGAAAAGCTGAATGTGAAATTTGAAAAGCTGAATGATCGACTAACCTGGTCAATTATGGTGCCCGCTATTCTGGCTGTGCTGGCCTGGTTTGTGAAAGACCTGTTGGTGAAAGTTTGA
- a CDS encoding AMP nucleosidase, with product MNTQRNGLSSQQALDELERLYDSAVEALRNAIRDFTTQGTLPDEDARQKGLFVYPELRITWLGEGPQQNRTRAWGRFTHTGSYSTTITRPALLRHYLSEQLQMLEKEYDVLVEVVPSQQEIPYPYVIDGLTLDRSMSASIARHFPTTELSQIGDETADGLFHANAIFPLSHFDALRTDFSLARLRHYTGTAVEHFQPFVLFTNYTRYVDEFVRWAIEQVQDPSTPYDSLACAGDVVITADTQDPTAMMSDLAWKKHQMPAWHLTSPNRRGITLVNIGVGPSNAKTICDHLAVIRPHAWLMIGHCGGLRESQTIGDYVLAHAYLRDDHVLDSVLPPDIPIPSIAEVQRALYDATKAVSGMPGEEVKQRLRTGTVVTTDDRNWELRYSASALRFNLSRAVAVDMESATIAAQGYRFRVPYGTLLCVSDKPLHGEIKLPGQANRFYEGAISEHLQIGICAVELLRAEGDKLHSRKLRTFNEPPFR from the coding sequence ATGAATACGCAACGGAACGGATTGAGTAGCCAGCAAGCACTGGATGAGCTGGAGCGCCTGTATGACAGTGCGGTGGAAGCACTGCGTAATGCGATTCGCGATTTCACGACACAGGGCACGCTACCGGATGAGGATGCGCGACAGAAAGGCCTGTTTGTTTATCCGGAACTGCGCATCACCTGGCTGGGTGAAGGCCCACAGCAAAACCGCACTCGTGCATGGGGACGTTTTACCCACACCGGCAGTTATAGCACCACCATTACCCGCCCGGCACTGTTGCGCCACTATCTGAGTGAGCAGCTGCAGATGCTGGAGAAAGAGTACGACGTCCTGGTTGAAGTGGTGCCTTCCCAGCAGGAGATCCCGTACCCCTACGTGATCGATGGCCTGACACTGGATCGCTCGATGAGCGCCAGCATTGCGCGCCATTTCCCTACCACTGAACTGTCACAGATTGGCGATGAAACCGCAGACGGCCTCTTCCATGCCAACGCGATTTTCCCGCTGTCACATTTCGATGCGCTGCGCACCGACTTCTCTCTGGCGCGTTTACGCCATTACACCGGCACCGCTGTGGAGCACTTCCAGCCGTTTGTGCTGTTTACCAATTACACGCGTTATGTTGATGAGTTCGTGCGTTGGGCCATTGAACAGGTTCAGGATCCCTCCACACCTTATGACAGCCTTGCCTGTGCTGGCGATGTGGTGATCACCGCTGACACCCAGGATCCCACAGCAATGATGTCTGATCTGGCGTGGAAAAAGCACCAGATGCCCGCCTGGCACCTGACGTCACCAAATCGTCGTGGCATCACACTGGTGAACATTGGTGTGGGTCCGTCCAATGCCAAAACCATCTGCGACCACCTCGCAGTGATACGTCCGCACGCCTGGTTGATGATTGGTCACTGCGGCGGCCTGCGCGAAAGCCAGACCATCGGTGATTACGTGCTGGCGCATGCTTATTTGCGAGACGACCATGTGCTGGATAGCGTGCTGCCGCCGGACATTCCTATTCCAAGCATTGCTGAAGTGCAGCGAGCGCTGTATGACGCCACTAAGGCCGTGAGCGGCATGCCGGGAGAAGAGGTGAAACAGCGGCTGCGCACGGGTACGGTGGTAACAACGGACGATCGCAACTGGGAGCTGCGTTACTCCGCTTCCGCGCTGCGTTTCAACCTGAGCCGCGCGGTCGCGGTAGACATGGAGAGCGCCACTATCGCGGCACAGGGTTATCGCTTCCGCGTTCCCTATGGCACCTTGCTGTGCGTGTCGGATAAACCACTGCACGGCGAAATTAAACTGCCGGGCCAGGCGAATCGCTTCTATGAAGGGGCGATTTCTGAGCATCTGCAGATCGGCATCTGCGCGGTTGAGCTGCTGCGTGCTGAGGGCGATAAGTTGCATTCAAGGAAACTGCGCACCTTTAATGAACCACCGTTCAGGTAA